One segment of uncultured Desulfovibrio sp. DNA contains the following:
- a CDS encoding P-II family nitrogen regulator, whose protein sequence is MKKLEIIIRPSMFDKVKDALTDMGIHGLNYVEIKGFGRQRGHTEVYRGTTMQVDCLPKIKVEVVLHDDMLETVLNAVVSISRTGQVGDGKIFISDVMDAIRIRTGERGDEAL, encoded by the coding sequence ATGAAAAAGCTTGAAATCATCATCCGGCCCAGCATGTTTGACAAGGTTAAGGACGCGCTTACCGACATGGGCATCCACGGCTTGAACTACGTTGAAATCAAGGGCTTTGGTCGCCAGCGTGGGCACACTGAAGTGTATCGCGGCACCACCATGCAGGTGGACTGCCTGCCCAAGATCAAGGTCGAGGTCGTGCTGCACGACGACATGCTGGAAACTGTTCTGAATGCTGTGGTGTCCATCTCCCGCACAGGACAGGTTGGCGACGGAAAGATTTTCATCAGTGATGTGATGGATGCCATCCGCATCCGCACTGGTGAGCGCGGCGATGAGGCCCTTTAA